A window from Neobacillus sp. PS3-40 encodes these proteins:
- a CDS encoding sigma-54-dependent Fis family transcriptional regulator: MNSTIYLDTWKRFVKEDVLDTSRLNKRILESWYRCKKESVNPYLNKGLHLLSEKELQIKKDKNSLLIELASPFLTDQAIKDSGMMALLVDSDGYVLSLTGNKKTVMDAHRINFVEGVRWTEGEVGTNAIGTALQTKEPVFINGAEHYSVASHHWSCSATPIIDNNGILMGVIDVSCPLENAHPFMLGMVTSIAYAIEKEISRMSFRKEIALIQQASHLAETYQNHLFIVCNPKQIIISASKPVCMKSPLSIGMNLHEILHNRYKIDIEMPLHAKEDNSIIGSCYFLSEEPSYNQNSLFLSSNPAKPFLYKGECGTSEAFQNTLNQVKLVAPTDATVFISGETGSGKELIAQAIHDNSPRKNGPFISLNCGAIPKELMESELFGYIEGAFTGARRQGYKGKFEQAHKGSLFLDEIGEIPHAMQVAILRVLQERKVTPIGSTKEVPLDVRVITATHRDITELVKKGNFREDLYYRLNVYPIFVPPLRKRKEDIPHLVRYFCLRNNWNIPNIDHLSTRLQNYEWPGNIRELINILERLHIMSPDLQSGQGILGNSFELLTIHYPSDPSSNEQENKEEVEKKLKAREKIQRDLMLDALKKTKGNVTAASKLLEVPRSTFYKRLQKFGI; encoded by the coding sequence TTAAATAAAGGCTTACATTTATTATCAGAAAAGGAATTACAAATAAAAAAGGATAAGAATTCACTGCTTATCGAATTGGCTTCCCCTTTTTTGACGGATCAGGCTATTAAGGACTCCGGAATGATGGCACTACTGGTTGATTCAGATGGATATGTTTTATCGTTAACTGGAAACAAAAAAACGGTTATGGATGCACACAGAATTAATTTTGTCGAAGGGGTACGTTGGACCGAGGGTGAGGTAGGAACAAACGCAATTGGGACGGCGTTACAAACAAAAGAGCCTGTTTTCATTAATGGCGCTGAGCATTATTCCGTCGCTTCCCATCATTGGAGCTGTTCCGCGACTCCTATCATTGATAATAATGGAATTTTAATGGGAGTGATTGATGTATCATGCCCTCTCGAGAATGCTCATCCCTTTATGCTTGGAATGGTTACCTCGATTGCCTATGCTATTGAAAAAGAAATCAGTAGGATGTCCTTTAGAAAAGAAATTGCCCTTATTCAACAAGCATCTCATTTAGCAGAAACCTATCAAAACCACCTCTTTATTGTATGTAATCCAAAACAAATAATCATATCTGCAAGTAAACCTGTTTGTATGAAGAGTCCATTATCGATTGGAATGAACCTGCATGAAATTTTACATAACAGGTACAAAATTGATATCGAAATGCCTCTCCATGCAAAGGAAGACAATAGCATAATCGGAAGCTGCTATTTCTTATCAGAAGAACCCTCATATAATCAGAATTCATTGTTTCTCTCTTCCAATCCGGCTAAGCCCTTCTTATATAAAGGGGAGTGTGGAACTAGTGAGGCTTTTCAAAACACATTAAACCAAGTTAAACTTGTGGCTCCAACAGATGCTACGGTGTTTATTTCAGGTGAAACCGGTTCAGGAAAAGAGCTGATTGCCCAAGCAATCCATGACAACAGCCCACGAAAAAACGGCCCATTTATCTCATTAAATTGCGGTGCTATTCCGAAGGAGCTAATGGAAAGTGAACTTTTTGGCTATATTGAGGGGGCATTTACTGGGGCTAGACGGCAAGGATATAAAGGGAAATTTGAACAGGCTCATAAGGGTAGCCTTTTTCTAGATGAAATTGGTGAAATCCCGCATGCGATGCAGGTTGCTATATTGCGAGTACTTCAGGAAAGGAAAGTTACTCCAATTGGGAGTACGAAGGAAGTCCCTTTAGATGTGCGTGTTATCACGGCAACGCATCGTGATATTACTGAACTTGTAAAAAAAGGGAATTTTCGTGAGGATTTATATTATCGTTTGAACGTTTATCCGATCTTTGTTCCTCCTTTAAGAAAAAGAAAAGAAGATATTCCCCATCTCGTACGGTATTTCTGTCTAAGAAACAACTGGAACATCCCGAATATAGATCATTTATCGACAAGGTTGCAAAACTATGAATGGCCAGGAAATATAAGAGAATTAATCAATATACTGGAGCGATTGCATATTATGTCTCCAGATCTCCAGTCAGGCCAGGGCATTTTAGGAAACTCATTTGAATTATTAACGATTCATTACCCTTCTGACCCATCATCAAACGAACAGGAAAATAAAGAAGAGGTTGAAAAGAAATTAAAAGCACGTGAGAAAATACAAAGGGATTTAATGCTGGATGCTTTAAAAAAGACAAAAGGAAATGTAACGGCAGCCTCAAAATTACTGGAAGTCCCAAGAAGTACTTTTTATAAAAGGCTTCAAAAGTTTGGAATATAA